The following are from one region of the Prevotella communis genome:
- a CDS encoding fasciclin domain-containing protein — translation MITKINKILCGSLMCCGIAAALAGCTDTWDDHYDSLGGGENGVHEGTIWSAIKSNPNMSNFAKLIEGCDYVDRLNGSQVFTVFVPTNDDFSAAEADALIAEYKAQAEKVLPENNTVVKEFIQNHMALYNHSFTNMRTDTMVLMNGKYAIVNPDTTINGVKMTNINQLYSNGVLFTMDKKLEFEPNVFEAFRKDADFDSIRSFMYNSHFYYKVFLPSQSVTGSFVNGKMQFLDSVFAQRNELYSYVGLINSEDSNYVMVAPTNAVWKQLIEEYQPYFDYPEKLQDRDSMAYTNARLAIVEGTTFSRTFNTDQSLNDSAMSTSCTRSYTSRKAIWGGVPFEYYQYYMPKAAKGALNQTEIMHCSNGEVRKATEWNIDKRMTFHSFRLVDNYDLKEVKKDYDNSTKDSIDAVSHVIDYVTADNKQFYNKVWNNSFTTFESQVATSNHWMTYTIPGVLSNISYDIYLVYVPALAADTTATPEQRLPTKFKAKLISPGLPSDGLDLQNTADPYFQSKGSAYQPNPDSICYVKLADDFTFPKATWGVGDETMKTYLRIDSSVSNNELRKKTHTRTMRINCILVVPHGSIELVDALPATVGTGKKMTKISASAQGQPGVLLYPHGQYDDRDYKAWYMQR, via the coding sequence ATGATTACCAAGATAAATAAAATATTATGTGGAAGCCTGATGTGCTGCGGTATCGCCGCAGCACTGGCTGGCTGCACCGATACTTGGGACGACCACTACGACAGTCTGGGTGGCGGTGAGAATGGTGTGCACGAAGGTACCATCTGGTCTGCTATCAAGAGTAATCCTAACATGAGCAACTTCGCTAAGCTCATCGAGGGATGTGATTATGTGGACCGTCTGAATGGTAGCCAGGTGTTCACGGTGTTTGTACCTACCAACGACGACTTCTCTGCTGCCGAGGCCGACGCGCTGATTGCAGAGTACAAGGCTCAGGCCGAAAAGGTGCTGCCCGAGAACAATACGGTTGTCAAGGAGTTCATTCAGAACCACATGGCGCTCTATAACCACTCGTTCACCAATATGCGCACCGATACCATGGTGCTGATGAACGGTAAGTATGCTATCGTTAATCCTGATACGACTATCAATGGCGTGAAGATGACCAACATCAACCAGCTCTACAGCAATGGTGTGCTCTTCACCATGGATAAGAAACTGGAGTTCGAGCCCAACGTGTTCGAGGCTTTCCGCAAGGACGCTGACTTCGACAGCATCCGCAGCTTCATGTATAATAGTCATTTCTATTATAAGGTGTTTCTGCCCAGCCAGAGTGTTACCGGTAGTTTCGTCAACGGTAAGATGCAGTTTCTGGACTCTGTGTTCGCACAGCGCAACGAGCTCTACAGCTATGTGGGCCTGATCAACTCTGAGGATAGTAACTATGTGATGGTGGCTCCTACCAATGCGGTGTGGAAACAGCTCATCGAGGAGTATCAGCCTTATTTCGACTATCCTGAGAAACTGCAGGATCGCGACTCAATGGCTTATACCAATGCTCGCCTGGCTATCGTCGAGGGTACTACCTTCAGTCGTACGTTCAACACGGATCAGTCGCTCAACGACTCTGCCATGTCAACATCTTGTACCCGCAGCTACACTTCTCGTAAGGCTATCTGGGGTGGCGTGCCCTTCGAGTACTATCAGTACTATATGCCTAAGGCTGCCAAGGGCGCTCTGAACCAGACGGAGATTATGCACTGCAGTAATGGTGAGGTGCGCAAGGCTACGGAGTGGAACATCGACAAGCGTATGACTTTCCATTCTTTCCGTTTGGTTGATAATTATGATCTGAAAGAGGTGAAGAAGGACTATGACAACAGCACCAAGGACTCTATCGATGCTGTGAGCCATGTAATCGACTATGTGACTGCCGACAATAAGCAGTTCTACAACAAGGTGTGGAACAACTCGTTCACGACCTTCGAGTCGCAGGTGGCTACTTCTAACCACTGGATGACTTATACCATCCCTGGTGTTCTTTCTAATATTAGTTATGACATCTACTTGGTTTACGTGCCTGCTTTGGCTGCCGATACTACAGCTACCCCTGAGCAGCGTCTGCCAACGAAGTTCAAGGCTAAGCTCATCTCTCCGGGATTGCCTTCAGATGGTTTGGACCTCCAGAACACGGCCGATCCCTACTTCCAGTCAAAGGGTTCTGCCTATCAGCCTAATCCAGATAGCATCTGCTACGTGAAACTGGCTGACGACTTCACGTTCCCCAAGGCTACCTGGGGCGTGGGCGACGAGACCATGAAGACGTATCTGAGAATTGATTCAAGTGTATCAAACAACGAGCTGAGAAAGAAGACGCATACACGTACCATGCGTATCAACTGTATCCTGGTAGTGCCTCACGGCAGCATCGAACTGGTTGACGCTCTGCCTGCAACAGTGGGTACTGGCAAGAAGATGACTAAGATTTCTGCATCGGCTCAGGGTCAGCCTGGCGTCCTGTTGTATCCTCACGGACAATACGACGACAGAGACTATAAGGCTTGGTACATGCAACGCTAA
- a CDS encoding RagB/SusD family nutrient uptake outer membrane protein, whose protein sequence is MNIKNIYRKGAGSMVCGIAAAMMALPVLTSCEDFFTQESDDVLYADQEHLNIAEDSIYSVTGILTKLQALADRTVLLGELRGDLVDLTTVANNDLREIYEFNVSDDNKYNQPSDYYAVINNCNYFIEHVDTALHDNRGEIIFMKEYCAVKAIRAWTYLQLVLNYGEVPFFDKALLSKEQAEQAESAGKKNIEEICTYFINDLATLPERYNTELPGYRQIRGLESKLLYFPLSIVRGDLYLWRATMTGNVEDYKNAARHYYKYISERNGAFSAYPTTESRVCWTPGQTNWSSRTAYSDVASFSELVNANAELISLIAGDSIRAEGHYSELRNIFTSTKLNDYKVSVTPSQRLFDISEAQNNCVLAANGLSVYYAPKGLNEHRSGDLRLSWYYDQSYTIDAVSNKRIDTQDISKYNSRNVHIYRRTMVYMRLAEALNGAGYPRMAFQILAQGLSNEAIEENVMSRYYNYDAENDTIVMSQKDSLFLAEFNFDNNLYGVCDNLDLAKTTAAGHNQIGIHMRGSGYTPMDTTYVLPHDTIETDPVKRAKLIKEQQAAVDTLLLTESALEFAFEGTRYYDIMRFAKRQANPAAAMKQIIEARRGTKGTTSVPLTDESSWFLKWNGKLGVFKN, encoded by the coding sequence ATGAATATTAAAAATATATATCGTAAAGGGGCTGGATCAATGGTCTGCGGCATCGCCGCAGCCATGATGGCTCTTCCCGTGCTTACTTCGTGTGAGGATTTCTTCACGCAGGAGAGCGATGATGTTCTCTATGCTGACCAGGAGCACCTGAATATTGCTGAGGACTCTATCTATTCTGTCACGGGTATCCTCACAAAGTTGCAGGCGCTGGCCGACCGCACCGTCCTGCTGGGTGAACTGCGTGGCGACTTGGTGGACTTGACTACTGTGGCTAACAATGACCTGCGCGAAATCTATGAGTTCAATGTCAGCGATGATAATAAGTATAATCAGCCTAGCGACTACTATGCTGTCATCAACAACTGTAACTACTTCATCGAACATGTGGATACGGCGCTGCACGACAACCGTGGCGAGATTATCTTCATGAAGGAGTATTGCGCTGTGAAGGCTATCCGTGCCTGGACTTACCTGCAGCTGGTGCTCAACTATGGTGAGGTGCCTTTCTTCGACAAGGCTTTGCTCAGTAAGGAGCAGGCCGAGCAGGCTGAGAGTGCCGGTAAGAAGAACATCGAGGAGATCTGTACGTATTTCATCAACGACCTGGCTACACTGCCCGAGCGCTACAACACCGAACTGCCTGGCTATCGTCAGATTCGTGGTTTGGAGTCTAAACTGCTCTACTTCCCCTTGAGCATCGTTCGTGGCGACCTCTACTTGTGGCGTGCTACCATGACCGGTAATGTGGAGGACTATAAGAATGCTGCCCGTCACTACTATAAGTATATCAGCGAGCGCAATGGTGCTTTCTCTGCTTATCCTACAACGGAGAGTCGTGTCTGCTGGACACCTGGTCAGACCAACTGGAGCAGCCGTACTGCTTACTCAGATGTGGCTTCTTTCTCTGAATTGGTGAATGCCAATGCTGAGTTGATCTCGCTAATCGCGGGCGACTCTATCCGTGCTGAGGGTCACTACAGCGAACTGCGTAACATCTTCACGTCTACTAAACTGAATGACTATAAGGTGAGCGTAACGCCTTCTCAGCGTCTGTTCGATATCTCTGAGGCTCAGAACAACTGTGTGCTGGCTGCCAATGGTCTGAGTGTTTACTACGCTCCTAAGGGTCTGAATGAACACAGGTCTGGCGACCTGCGTCTGTCATGGTATTACGATCAGTCTTATACCATCGATGCTGTTTCCAACAAGCGTATCGATACGCAGGACATCTCTAAGTACAACTCTCGTAACGTGCATATCTACCGTCGTACCATGGTGTATATGCGCTTGGCTGAGGCCCTCAATGGTGCCGGCTATCCCCGCATGGCGTTCCAGATTCTGGCCCAGGGTCTGAGCAACGAGGCTATCGAGGAGAATGTGATGTCTCGCTACTACAACTACGATGCTGAGAACGACACCATCGTGATGTCTCAGAAGGACTCACTCTTCCTGGCTGAGTTCAACTTCGACAACAACCTGTATGGTGTCTGCGACAACCTGGATCTGGCTAAGACGACTGCTGCTGGTCACAACCAGATTGGTATCCACATGCGTGGTTCAGGTTACACACCTATGGACACTACTTATGTGCTGCCTCACGACACCATCGAGACCGACCCCGTGAAGCGTGCTAAGCTCATCAAGGAGCAGCAGGCTGCTGTCGATACACTCCTGCTCACAGAGTCTGCGCTGGAGTTTGCGTTCGAGGGTACCCGCTACTATGACATCATGCGCTTCGCCAAGCGTCAGGCCAACCCTGCCGCTGCCATGAAGCAGATCATCGAGGCTCGTCGCGGAACAAAGGGCACCACGTCTGTGCCTCTCACCGACGAGAGCTCTTGGTTCCTGAAGTGGAACGGCAAGCTCGGTGTCTTCAAGAATTAA
- a CDS encoding SusC/RagA family TonB-linked outer membrane protein: MKRYILFGMTLLMAFPLCAVAQDEDTEEEEEVVQVKRVVRVQKHYETRTVKGYVFDAASQKPVSGAIVRAADIDGYSVLTDDDGSYSLKLPLFSTSLYISSPDHNPVKIGLSKDEAQKSVNLYPSAFTAEYGLQTNVRGDYGATDFKYSPAINIKDEVQKQLGGQVYTINRSGTPGIGSVMFMQGLNSLNVNAQPLIVIDDVIIDQQYGRTLLHDGFYNDVLNNINPADIEKVTVIRNGTALYGSKGANGVILIQTRRNKSMATRITANISAGVTMEPNYISVMNADQYRSYASEMLKSTNTTLRDFKFLKSEYDARGNKYYYYDQYHQNTDWKDYVYRTAMTQNYGINIEGGDDVANYNLSVGYTNAQSTMKYNDMDRLNVRFNTDISLSNKLSVRFDASFANQTRDIRNDGAPEGYDEGTPTAPSFLAYVKSPFMSAYSYGHDETGAGRFSKEHYDVAPESYLSEALANYNKYNWQLGNPAAINQYAEANTKNRFETSMLNLTVTPKLEIARDLYVSEHFSYNLVNTNEMFYIPINGTPKYYVFSLGDNDFDNETRSLASKQNSVMSDTRIDWKKRFDAHFLHLFGGARINWESFTSTSQVGYNTGSDKTPFLSGSLQDKDVVGISENWNSLSWYAQAEYNYKGRYYAQANLTIDGSSRFGQEGGDFRLFKAAWGVFPSFQAGWVVTNEPWMADVKGIDYLKLSAGYDISGNDDIDYYAARSYFRAAQFLHTISSIAFEGIGNTKIQWETTRRLNLGLEGSFFDNRLSLGFNYFRSKTDNLLTLQQLGYLSGLKENWSNGGKLKNEGFDVSFTAKVLNLKNWQWQIGASAGHYKNQITELPDGKQFIDNEIYGATVRTQVGGVANAFYGYKTLGVFSTTAEAQAASAAAAGAATYDPNGLYFVGENGVDHVYFEAGDMHFADLNNDGMITDADRTFIGDPNPDIYGNIFTSLSFKRFKLDVNFNYSLGNDIYNYMRSQLEGGSRFMNQTTAMLRRWQVEGQQTDIPRITFQDPLGNGRFSDRWIEDGSYLRLKSVTLSYDLPVKSEYLQGFQFWIQGNNLLTFTKYLGSDPEMTATSSVIGQGFDLGRLGQSRSIVAGVKINL; this comes from the coding sequence ATGAAACGATATATCTTATTTGGAATGACGCTGCTGATGGCTTTCCCTCTCTGTGCTGTTGCGCAGGACGAAGATACTGAAGAGGAAGAGGAGGTTGTTCAGGTAAAGCGTGTAGTAAGGGTTCAGAAGCACTACGAGACGCGTACCGTCAAGGGTTATGTGTTCGACGCTGCTTCGCAAAAGCCTGTGTCGGGTGCCATCGTCCGCGCAGCCGATATCGATGGTTATAGTGTGCTGACCGACGATGATGGTAGCTACTCTCTGAAGTTGCCTCTCTTCTCTACGTCACTCTATATTTCTTCTCCCGACCACAACCCCGTGAAGATCGGTTTGTCCAAGGACGAGGCTCAGAAGAGCGTGAATCTGTATCCTTCTGCTTTCACTGCCGAGTATGGTCTGCAGACCAACGTACGTGGTGACTACGGGGCTACTGATTTCAAATATTCTCCTGCCATCAATATCAAGGACGAGGTGCAGAAGCAGCTCGGTGGTCAGGTCTACACCATCAACCGCAGCGGTACGCCCGGTATCGGTAGCGTGATGTTCATGCAGGGTCTCAACTCACTGAACGTGAACGCCCAGCCGCTGATCGTTATCGACGACGTGATCATCGACCAGCAGTATGGCCGCACCTTGCTGCACGATGGTTTCTATAATGATGTGCTGAACAACATCAACCCTGCTGATATCGAGAAGGTGACGGTCATCCGCAACGGTACCGCGCTCTACGGTTCGAAGGGTGCCAATGGTGTCATCCTGATCCAGACACGCCGCAACAAGTCCATGGCTACCCGTATCACGGCCAACATCTCTGCCGGCGTCACCATGGAGCCCAACTATATCTCGGTGATGAATGCTGACCAGTATCGCAGCTATGCTTCTGAGATGCTGAAATCTACCAATACCACACTGCGCGACTTCAAGTTCCTGAAGTCTGAGTACGATGCTAGGGGTAATAAGTACTATTACTATGATCAGTACCACCAGAACACAGACTGGAAGGACTATGTATATCGTACGGCCATGACGCAGAACTATGGTATCAATATCGAGGGTGGTGACGATGTGGCTAACTACAACTTGTCTGTGGGCTATACCAACGCACAGAGCACCATGAAGTATAATGATATGGACCGTCTGAACGTACGTTTCAATACGGACATCTCGCTGAGCAACAAACTGTCTGTTCGCTTTGACGCTTCATTCGCCAACCAGACGCGCGACATCCGTAACGACGGTGCGCCCGAGGGTTATGACGAGGGTACGCCTACCGCTCCTTCTTTCCTGGCTTATGTGAAGAGCCCCTTCATGAGTGCTTACAGCTATGGTCACGACGAGACGGGTGCAGGCCGTTTCTCTAAGGAGCACTACGACGTCGCCCCGGAGTCTTACCTGAGTGAGGCTTTGGCCAACTACAACAAATACAACTGGCAGTTGGGCAACCCCGCTGCTATCAACCAGTATGCTGAGGCTAATACCAAGAACCGTTTCGAGACATCTATGCTGAACCTCACGGTGACACCGAAACTGGAGATTGCACGCGACCTCTACGTGAGCGAGCACTTCAGCTATAACCTGGTGAACACCAACGAGATGTTCTATATCCCCATCAACGGTACGCCTAAATATTATGTCTTTAGCTTGGGTGACAATGATTTTGACAACGAGACTCGTTCTTTGGCTTCTAAGCAGAACTCAGTAATGAGTGACACCCGTATCGACTGGAAGAAGCGTTTCGACGCTCACTTCCTCCACCTCTTCGGTGGTGCCCGCATCAACTGGGAGAGCTTCACTTCTACTTCTCAGGTGGGTTACAACACTGGTAGTGATAAGACACCGTTCTTGAGCGGTTCTCTGCAGGACAAGGATGTTGTGGGTATCAGTGAGAACTGGAACTCGCTCTCTTGGTATGCACAGGCTGAGTACAATTACAAAGGTCGTTACTATGCACAGGCCAACCTGACCATCGACGGTTCTTCTCGCTTCGGTCAGGAGGGTGGCGACTTCCGCCTCTTCAAGGCTGCTTGGGGTGTGTTCCCCAGCTTCCAGGCCGGATGGGTGGTTACCAACGAGCCTTGGATGGCCGACGTGAAGGGTATCGACTACCTGAAGCTCTCTGCCGGTTACGACATCAGCGGTAACGACGATATCGACTACTATGCTGCTCGCAGTTATTTCCGTGCTGCTCAGTTCCTCCACACCATCTCTAGTATCGCTTTCGAGGGTATCGGTAACACGAAGATTCAGTGGGAGACCACCCGTCGCCTGAACCTGGGTCTGGAGGGTAGCTTCTTCGACAACCGCCTGAGCTTGGGCTTCAACTACTTCCGTTCTAAGACCGACAACCTGCTCACACTCCAGCAGCTGGGCTACCTCAGTGGTCTGAAGGAGAACTGGTCTAACGGTGGTAAACTGAAGAACGAGGGCTTCGACGTGAGCTTCACGGCTAAGGTGCTCAACCTGAAGAACTGGCAGTGGCAGATTGGTGCCAGCGCTGGTCACTATAAGAACCAGATCACCGAACTGCCTGATGGTAAGCAGTTCATTGACAACGAAATCTATGGTGCTACCGTTCGCACGCAGGTGGGTGGCGTAGCCAACGCTTTCTATGGCTACAAGACTCTGGGCGTCTTCAGCACCACGGCCGAGGCTCAGGCTGCTTCTGCAGCTGCCGCTGGTGCCGCTACCTATGATCCCAATGGTCTCTATTTCGTTGGCGAGAATGGTGTTGACCATGTGTACTTCGAGGCTGGCGATATGCATTTTGCCGACCTGAACAACGATGGCATGATTACAGATGCTGACCGCACCTTCATCGGTGATCCTAATCCTGATATCTATGGTAATATCTTCACCTCTCTGTCTTTCAAGCGCTTTAAGTTGGATGTCAACTTCAACTACTCTCTGGGTAATGATATCTACAACTATATGCGCTCTCAGCTCGAGGGTGGCTCTCGCTTCATGAACCAGACCACTGCTATGCTTCGTCGCTGGCAGGTGGAGGGTCAGCAGACGGATATTCCTCGTATCACATTCCAGGATCCTCTGGGCAACGGACGTTTCAGCGACCGCTGGATCGAGGATGGTTCTTACTTGCGTCTGAAGAGTGTCACACTCTCTTACGACCTGCCTGTGAAGTCTGAGTATCTGCAGGGCTTCCAGTTCTGGATCCAGGGCAACAACTTGCTCACCTTCACGAAATATCTGGGCAGCGATCCTGAGATGACTGCTACTTCAAGTGTCATCGGTCAGGGCTTCGACCTGGGCCGTCTGGGTCAGAGCCGTAGCATCGTGGCTGGTGTGAAGATCAACCTGTAA